One window of Nymphaea colorata isolate Beijing-Zhang1983 chromosome 1, ASM883128v2, whole genome shotgun sequence genomic DNA carries:
- the LOC116267591 gene encoding RING-H2 finger protein ATL43-like, with protein sequence MRLSPLILLFILPFSLAEEETPISSKISGYFIVFFLLLCAVLLKYILRNCRSRGSTRDSNLNVVNVEVGDLQGLSVGAPQQSSGGVDRNLINSLPVFEFAALTESSVGSECAICLGRFEGKDSLHLLPKCRHAFHRECIDKWLEDHSSCPICRQSVDAQDISAFVSSNSRDCTNLKVDGADRKRVHGFEHRITVLDANFDSTSR encoded by the coding sequence ATGCGTTTATCTCCTCTGATTCTTCTCTTCATCCTACCATTTTCTCTGGCAGAAGAGGAGACACCaatttcctctaaaatctctggCTACTTCATCgtgttcttcttgctcctttgtGCGGTTCTTCTCAAGTACATACTGCGAAATTGCAGAAGCAGGGGTAGCACCAGAGACAGCAACCTCAACGTCGTCAATGTAGAAGTTGGTGATCTTCAAGGgctctctgttggtgctccccAACAATCCTCTGGTGGAGTTGACAGGAACCTCATCAATTCACTGCCGGTTTTCGAGTTTGCAGCCCTCACTGAATCGAGCGTAGGCTCGGAATGTGCGATTTGCCTTGGCAGATTTGAGGGCAAAGATTCGCTTCACTTGCTTCCAAAGTGCAGACACGCTTTTCACAGAGAGTGCATAGACAAATGGCTTGAAGATCATTCTAGCTGCCCCATCTGCAGGCAAAGCGTCGACGCTCAGGACATCTCTGCTTTTGTATCCAGCAATTCTCGTGATTGTACAAACCTGAAGGTAGATGGTGCAGATAGGAAACGAGTTCATGGTTTTGAGCATAGGATCACTGTTTTAGATGCAAATTTTGACAGTACAAGTCGCTAA